The genomic DNA TTCTTCTTGGTTTTTTAACCCAATCAAAAATGAGGGGAGAAAATAGGATATGGTGTCCTACTGTCAGTCGTGTCAATCCAGGCTTTTTtacttagagaaaataaaataaaacctgtgcCACTGATGATAACTGTGAGGCGCCATGTGCACAGCAACCCCCAAACCTCTGGCAAACTCACTGTCTCCTTGGCCATGAACTATTTCAGGGCCGgtatatgtgggtgtgtgtgagagGAGGGGGAATCTGCCTTCTCGGAGTTTTCTacgttgtatttttttttaacgttggaGAATGAGAAATGTAGTTCTCCTTTTGGGCTGATCTTAGGTCTTTGCCTCATCCCTCGTTTATGTAAATGAGAAGAGTCCAATTACACATATGGAAAAAGGGTTTAATGAATCGTGAAAAAGCCTGGTTTGCAGAGAAAGGGCACAatcccctcttcttcttcttcttcccttttatatttaacttagaaacatgtatttcttttaaggaaGATGATAAAGCTTAATGattagatcattttattttatatactcaTTTTCATATTTGGGAATTATGAAACATATTTCGCTAGGAGATTTAGCCTCCTTTATCTCTGTAAGGCTTTATGGAGCCCTGGCAGATACTGTCTTCAACAGAAACTGTGAAATTCTAacttttttcttacattaaaaaaattattgcatgCTAGTTTCTCCCATTTTTGATGTTATCCTTAGCTCAgtgatcatttttcttctgttaacaCAGTTTGCTCTGGAATTGTCTGCACTGAAAAAGAACTGCATCATTATAGGAGGGTTGTTACTGAACAGAGAAAAAACCGTGGTATCTTAGGTGTAGCTTAATTTTGGTATTATTATGATGTTTTACCTAGCTATATGGGTGTTGAATTAggcaagctttttctttttttttttttcctttcctaaaaggCAGAATTTTACACTAGAGCGTGTTTGGGATTTCATTTTcctattcccacccccccccccaagttctTCATCTTGGAATTTTCAGTAGTTGAAAGGAGACCACAGAAAACCcccaacccatttttttttttttttttttttttaatgaccaagAACCTTGCAAGAATacggaggggaaaaaaaaatcattaccattTCTGACATGACTCTTAGAATCTGATAAGTATGCAACTAGCCCAGAAGAGGTGCTTTGCAGCGCCAGCGGGAAAGTTCTAAATCACGGCTGTAGGTGCCTTCCAGAGACCTAATCCAACCACCTCATTTGGcacttggggaaactgaggccgaggGAGCGTGGCAGGGGGGAGGGCGCGTTATGCTATATGGACTTTCCTCCGCAAAATACCGCGTCGACCCACGGAAAACACTTTTCTTGGGTAGCTACGGTGTCGAGGGCATTGCAGGGATTCACACCGCCTGCCCTTTCACGGGGGCCATGCCCTttccactaccccccccccccccccccccgccccccggccttCCCGGATCGGCGCCCTGGATGTGATCGACACCATGAAGTTGCCCCATAATCCTCTCTGGCAACATAGGATGTAAAATTTGATCAGCTCATTGGACGATGGCGACAAGTCTCCAAAATGTGTGAAAAGGGGGCCAAGTGGTAGGCAGGCGCCGCGTTGGGGCAGCGCTGCAGCCGGTCCCCCTCCGAGTTCTcggtgcggcggcggcggcggagcgggggctggggccgggctgcggggccgcggcggcggcggcggcggggaggccGCGGCGCCTTGGGGGGGCGCTAGGAGCGGCCCGCGGGGCCGGAAGGGGGCAGCAAGGCGGCGCCGGCGGCTGCGGAGTTCTCTCCGCGGCGTAGctgggggccgggccgggcggggcggggcggggcgtgcACTGGGGCCGCGGGCGGCGCGCGCCGGAACAGTTGGCCTCGGGGCCCCGCCGCCCGCGCGACCGCCCGCCGGCGCACGCGGAGGAGGTGGCGGCGGCTGCAGAAGGAGGAGGGCAGCGCGGAGCGGGAGGTGAGGCGGAGGTGGAGGAGCAGGCGCGGGAGCGGGAGCAGGAGCAAGAGCGAGGCGGagcaggcggcggcggcggaggagaAGAGcggccaggaggaggaggaggatggaggagCAGCCGAAGGAGGGCGAGGCCGAGGTCGCGGAGCACTGGTTCTCCAAGTGGGAACGCCAGTGCTTGGCCGAGGCCGAGCAGGAGGAGCAGCTGCCCCCGGAGGTGGAGGACGAGGCGGCCGCCGAGGCAGCGGGGCTCAAGAGCGAGCAGCAGAGGCTGTGGCACCTCTTCCAGATCTCTGCCACCGCCGTGGCCCAGCTCTACAAGGATCCCGGCTGCCAACAGCCAGGACTGTCCGTGTGGGACCCCTTCCAGAACGCGGCCATGGCCGTGACCAGTCTCTACAAAGAGAGCGGGGACGCCCACCAACGAAGTTTTGACCTGGGCGTCCAGGTTGGCTACCAGCGTCGCATCAAAGACGTGCTGGAGTGGGTGAAGAAGGGCCGGAGCACCATCCTCCGCGAAGACCTCATTAGCTTCCTGTGCGGCAaagtgccccccgccccgcccccgccgcgcaCCCCCAGGATGCTCCCGAAGCCGCCCGCCTCGGCCGCCAACCCGGCCGCCGCCACCGAAGCCAACTCGGCCGTCGAGGTCGACCTGCAGCCTTTCCACGAGGCCATCGCCCTGCATGGCCTCAGCGGTGCCATGGCCAGCATCAGCGTGCGAGCCGGCGCACCCGGGTCCCCGCCCCAGGCCAGCGGTGTCGCCGGCAGCGTGGCCGGCGGCGGGCGCCGGAAAAGCAGCCTCCTCGAGGACGACTCGAACCCCTTCAACGCCGAAGAACTGGCCCTCCGCCTGGACAGCGGGGGGACCCGCAAGCGCCCCTCGGCCCAGTGCAGTGACAGTGTCACAGGCTCCCCAACCCACAAGCGCAACCGACTGTTCTGAACGGCGTCATTGGCCGCCAGCCGCCATCTTACTTGAGCATTAACTCGACCGTCAACGTGCTCGGCGAAAGGACACTCGCGACCGTCTCTCTTCTCCAAGTTCAACAGAGATTTCTGCCAAGTTCACCGtaaagaaacttttaaagtaTTCTACAAGAGGCCTCGGATGACTCTGACTTTCCCAAACATCTAATCCTAGCAGAGAACAAGTATTATGTAGTCGTTTAGCAAGATCAGAAGAAACCAGAAATATTTGGTCAGAGCGGGAGCCTGGTTTATCTTGTTCACAGTTATATTCCTTAGCACCGAGTACAGTtgctggtgctcaataaatgtttgttgagtgaataaatgtgaccttatttaaaattcttaaagggGAAGGACTAACAGGTGTTTACTTGGTTGTAGGATACTTTTATCCGTTGTTGTTAGGTTCTTTGCTTTAGCCGTTTTTGCCAGTTTGATTACATGTTATCAAAACAGAAAACTTGGCACCTTGGTGAAATCTGCAGCTTTCTATTTTTGCTCCACTTTACTATGCACATAATTTGTACAGAGTGTCCAAGTAATACATATTAGGCAGTGAGgtgcttttttcttaaagaaatagcTGCTTATTTTGGTGATTGTGTGGTGGTGCAAAGGGGCCCTGTTATGATTGGGCAGGTAATACTTGATGCTGAGTCAGTTCAGTGCTCTTTAGGAAAATTAAGCCAACGATTGAGATCTTGAGGTCAAAGATGGTCGTCCTGGTGGCCCAGTGGTGCTCCTTGTTCCTAGGAATGTAAAAAGTTCCTTTTTCTGTGGTTACATCTTTTTGGTGATCTCTGTTTTGAATTGGAAGACGGAGTAGTCAGACTGACCTGGGTTTGGCATAAGGATGTGGCGGGACACAACTAAAAGAGCATGAGCTTTGTATTAAAAGGACCAACGGTAGCACCCCAGGCCCACAACTTCACCGCATGATTTTGGGCAAATCGCTTCGTGTCGGTTGACCTctgttttccatctgtaaaatggaaccgTGTGTCTCCGACAGGAGTCACGAGGATGAGATGATGTCCATATTTTAAGTAGCACGGTGCTTGACACCcacaggtactcagtaaatgttctcCCTTCTCTATAAATAAAAGTCAGTGCAACGTTAAAGCCCACTATATTTTAGAAGAAGCCAGGAAAACATTAATTTAGAAATCAGAAAGGAGAATCTCTGTTTGAACAGGAAACTACTGTTCTAATAGTTGAAACTTGTCTAAATATCCCACGTCTTGTATTATAAGTGTGTGTAGCTCAGGAGTACCCAGGATCATCACTCTGCATAGTAGGGCAGCCTTGGAGTTCTTGAAATTGCCTGAGGGATCCTCCTTACAACTGGCGTCGTGAGAGATCTACCTCCCCTGGCTTGAAAAAATACAGGGGTGGGGGAATACAAATGGAAAAGATCTGGAACTGAAAGTCCTTAGGGGTACCTAAAGGGTCAGCGTGGTTCTGcagagggctgggctggaggtgggggacaCGGCAGTGAGGTTGCCGAAGGGGTGGTGTCTCCCCCAGGCTCTCCCCAAGCCAGCATATATCGTATTGTTGATGATGAGTAATATCTTGGTTTTAGGTTCGTATCAGAAAGTTGTTTCCGTTTCATTAGCGTGGCCTTTGGAGTACATCTGTAAGCAAGCAATGCGTTAAAATAATACGATAAAGTGAATTCCCTGATAGGATAAAAACTTGCCATTGAGGCACTCCGCGCGTAGCTAGGCACTGTACTAGGCCCTGAGAAGggatgtaaaaacaaacaaaccataaaaaCAGTCTTTGTCCTCAAGGAGCAGATCCTAACTTGGAAGGTAAATTCATGTAGTCAAAAAAGCACTTCTAGTTGTAGGACAAGCACCTAAGGACTGTGCAGAAGAATTCAGAGGACAGAGGCCCTCCTTGCCAAGAGGGTCGCAGCTTCTGGGGGAAGTGGCATTTGAACGGGGCCCAGAAAAAATGGGTACAAAGGGCACAGGGCATACCAACAGGGGAAGGATATCTAACAGTTTGAGAAGGAGGAAAGCAGTAAAGTGTGTTTGGGGGATCATAGGAGCTAGGTAGGGGAGGCAGGGGCCCAAGTCTATCTGAGGGTCTCAGATGCCTGGCCCAGTACTTTAGATTCTCTCCTAGGGCAGGGGATGATACCACCCCCTTAGGAAGATGGCGGCAGGCCTGGATGTCCAGCAGGGAGACTCTGGAGCAGGGATAGCACAGGGTATCCCTgtaggatgttctttttttcgttgttttaaacatgtttatttattttgagagagagagagagagagaaggggcagagagagagagagagggagagaaagaatcctaagtgggctccatgctcagtgtggagcccaatgaggggcttgatctcaagactgtgagattatgacgtgagccgaaatcaagagtcggaccgactgagccgcccaggcgtccttCCCTGTGGCGTGTTCTTACTGGGGACATTGCCCTTTGGTTAATCAGGGTTGTGGAGATGTTTACCTTGATAGGGCTTTCTCTGGGAAGCCTTTGCTCAACTCCTACCGTCCCACACCTCAGCCAGGTAAGAGGCATCTCCAGTGTGTTTTCTGTACTGCttcttaaagactgagaaagcCTTCAGTTCTAGCTATAGAATCTCTTGGAGGGCCAGTCTTGAAGTAACACAATAGCCGTGACTTCCCTTTGCTAGTTCTTCCTGCTTCTTGTGTTCCAGAACCTTCCTCCAGGGGAATCATTTGGCCGTCTGGGCATGCAGGACTGCCAGAACGACGgaaactttaaatgtttttattattttttaaaaaagttattttgagagagagagggagaaaaaaagcacgagtggaggaggggccgagacagagggagagagagaaccccaagcaggctccacgccgtcagcacagagcccgacgtagggctcgatctcaccaaccatgagatcatgacttgagccgaaaactaagttggacgcttaaccacttgagccacccaggtttcctaGCGACCGTGGTAACATTAACAGGTAGGTATGGAGAGTTATAAGAAGGCATGTCAGGGTGAGGGAAGGgacctcatttgttttgtttccttctgtaaTTCCTAGTGCTGAGCACAGCGCCTGATCCGTCTGGGTGCacggtaaatatttattaaatgagtgGATGAGTAAGCCCCCATCCAGACTCAGGCAGAGttgtctcccttctcccttctgtttATACACTGCCCAGGAAGGGCACCTGAAGCCCAGGCTCGAATTTCTCAATGATTCCTCCCCTGCACACCATCACCCATATTTCCAACTATTAGATAAAGCTTTTGGAAAAGTGGTCAGTCGTGTGACCACCTCCCTTGAGAATGTCCTCAGTGCTTATGAAGTTAGCAGCTCCAGGTGAATTAAGATGTCAGTAGGAGGGTCCCTGA from Leopardus geoffroyi isolate Oge1 chromosome X, O.geoffroyi_Oge1_pat1.0, whole genome shotgun sequence includes the following:
- the LOC123594035 gene encoding UPF0472 protein C16orf72 — encoded protein: MEEQPKEGEAEVAEHWFSKWERQCLAEAEQEEQLPPEVEDEAAAEAAGLKSEQQRLWHLFQISATAVAQLYKDPGCQQPGLSVWDPFQNAAMAVTSLYKESGDAHQRSFDLGVQVGYQRRIKDVLEWVKKGRSTILREDLISFLCGKVPPAPPPPRTPRMLPKPPASAANPAAATEANSAVEVDLQPFHEAIALHGLSGAMASISVRAGAPGSPPQASGVAGSVAGGGRRKSSLLEDDSNPFNAEELALRLDSGGTRKRPSAQCSDSVTGSPTHKRNRLF